A single genomic interval of Mauremys reevesii isolate NIE-2019 linkage group 24, ASM1616193v1, whole genome shotgun sequence harbors:
- the LOC120390482 gene encoding chemokine-like receptor 1 has translation MEETTPFQPLGAHSAFAYVNSTLHPFRDPYQHGEDDGAQREWIGVLFAILFSLGFLLGVIGNGLVIFIARFRMTKTVVSIWYLNLAVADFIFTFFLSIEVAYAALNFHWPFGRTLCKIHSAVSFLNLFASVFLLTVISIDRCISVAWPVWAQNHRSPRLAFWVAVAVWLAALALSAPYIIFRDIRSFPLQGDITVCYNNYIPMGNFTREEVITLWKHRHQAMVLTGFVTGFLVPFAIILTCYGVMAAKLTRNHMVRSGRPYKIMVAVVTAFFLCWFPYHLSTLLAMSAKGVTPAVQVLLDVAVPLAYLNSCLNPALYAFMGWSCKDTLWRSVVLAFQRAFGEAEALPSKSQDSSRSEVELPPL, from the coding sequence ATGGAGGAGACCACACCCTTCCAGCCCCTCGGGGCCCACTCTGCCTTTGCATATGTGAACAGCACCTTACACCCCTTCAGGGATCCCTACCAGCACGGAGAAGATGATGGAGCTCAGCGTGAATGGATAGGAGTTCTCTTTGCCATCCTCTTCAGTCTGGGATTCCTACTCGGAGTAATAGGCAATGGCCTGGTTATCTTCATCGCCAGGTTCCGGATGACGAAGACTGTGGTCTCTATCTGGTACCTCAACCTGGCTGTGGCCGACTTCATCTTCACCTTCTTCCTCTCCATTGAGGTGGCCTATGCAGCTCTGAACTTCCACTGGCCCTTTGGCCGGACACTGTGTAAGATCCACAGTGCAGTGTCCTTCCTCAACCTCTTTGCCAGTGTCTTCCTCCTCACCGTCATCAGCATTGACCGCTGCATCTCCGTGGCCTGGCCGGTCTGGGCCCAGAACCACCGCTCGCCCCGGCTGGCTTTCTGGGTGGCGGTGGCTGTTTGGCTGGCAGCTCTGGCTCTCAGTGCACCATATATCATTTTCCGGGACATTAGGAGCTTCCCGCTTCAAGGGGACATCACCGTCTGCTACAACAACTACATCCCAATGGGGAACTTCACTAGGGAGGAGGTGATCACATTGTGGAAGCATCGACACCAGGCCATGGTGCTCACCGGCTTTGTGACTGGGTTCTTGGTGCCGTTTGCTATCATCCTGACCTGCTACGGAGTCATGGCGGCCAAACTGACGAGGAACCATATGGTCCGCTCTGGCAGGCCCTACAAGATCATGGTGGCCGTGGTAACggctttcttcctctgctggttCCCCTACCACCTCTCTACCCTGTTGGCCATGTCGGCAAAAGGGGTGACTCCAGCCGTACAGGTGCTCCTTGATGTCGCAGTTCCCTTGGCCTACCTGAACAGCTGCCTCAACCCTGCCCTGTATGCGTTCATGGGCTGGAGCTGCAAGGACACGCTGTGGCGCTCCGTGGTCTTGGCCTTCCAGAGGGCCTTCGGTGAGGCTGAGGCCCTCCCCAGCAAGAGCCAGGACAGCAGTAGATCAGAGGTAGAATTGCCCCCATTATGA